Sequence from the Bacillus mesophilus genome:
ATATGGAATTCCAATTGGAATCTACGATAGGGATAAGCTGACAGGAGATCTACAGCTAAGGCTTGGAGAAGAACATGAAACTTATGAAGGATTAAACAATCGAACCATTGATGCAAGTGGAAAACTAGTAACCGTAGATCAGAACGGACCATTTGGAAGTCCTTATGTGGATTCAAAAGAAACAGCAGTCACAGAAGAAACGACTTCTGCCATTCAAGTTGTGTATTTACTTCCCTCAATGGAAACAGATGAGGCGAATCAGCTTCTAGAAGCGATGAGCAATATGTTTACACAGGTCAACGGTGGAGTTGCAAAACAATCTATTATACAATGATTAGCGCTTAGTCTTAGGAGACATAGCGTTTTTTCTTCTTGTTACGTACACACTAAAAAAACGCAATACTTCGTTTTCTCTGAAACGAAATACTGCGTTTGTAAACGTATGTATGGAGCGGGTGATGAGAATCGAACTCACAACATCAGCTTGGAAGGCTGAGGTTTTACCACTAAACTACACCCGCATGAATAAAAAGCTTTTTGAAGAGCAGATATAAAATATAACATGTTAAAAAATATTTGTCTACATATTTCGGCAAAAAATTCATTTTTAAAGATATAACTAGTTTTTATCATATGGAAATGATGACTCGAACATTCATGTTTATTTAATAAAAGCAAGGAGCCAAGTAAACTCCTTGCCCTTCCCATTATTCTACTACATAAAGAATATTTCCGATTATTTCTAGATCTTTAGGAATTTTTAAATATAAAACATTTACACCAATTGAAGTTTCCATGATATAACGATGATCCTTCTTATTTGAGTCAAACTGTGTAATCACAAACTCCTTTTGAAGCTTATAATAGTCTAGCTCTAATGGTGCAGGTTCTTGAATGATTAATGTTTCTCCTTCTAATTTAACGTACGGTGGATGCAGTTCATCTGAAAAATCAAGACCCTGTATAAACGCCTTTGATGTGTAATGGGTGGCCTCAATCTTCCCTTTCAGCTCATCACTTCTCTCGGCAATAATAAGCATGGACGTGGGGTCTTCATTCATGTTAATACTCAGTTGATCACCACTATAAAAAAACTCCCATGTTTCATTTGTATTCACACCTTCTGTTTGTTCTATCTTTCCTTTATATAACGCATCATAGATGGCATTAGTATCATATTCAACATCATTAGGACTAAGGCTTCCAAATTCCTCGTCTGAATAGGAATAGATGTCACTTGGCAATAGGTAGAAGATGGTGAAGGAAATCAATAGTAGCAGACAATACACCCCACTCATCCACTTAGTATTTAGTTTTGAGAAAAATCCAATTCGCTTCCACTTTATTATAGGAGAGAAAGCAGGAACGAATACTAACATCAAGATGAAGATCAAAATGAAGATTGGAAGAAAACTAAACATACTCATGTTCTAACCTCCATTCGATTAGAAAGTAAGATTGCTATCGCAAAGAACAGAATCGAAACAGATATTGCTTTTATAAAAAACAGTAGAAATGAAGATTCAGATATGAAAATGTTTACTACCTCTCCGTCATTCCTAAATACTAGAAAAAGAAGGAGTGGTGGAAATACAAACATGAACAGTTTATGAATTTGCCCAATCATCCCAACAAGATAGCCTACTGACATAAATAAGAACATATATAAGGTCGTCACGACCATTCCCATTAAAAGCTCACCAACAGAGGTCGGTGCATAAATGAGCTCTTTATCATAATAGCTGAAGACAATGATTAGCTTATACGTCACACTTGCTAGGCTCGTTGTGATCCCTCCAACAAGACTCGCCGTTATAAGGAAGAGAATATTTGAAATACTACTAGACAACCGATTCGTAACAAACGTAAAATCCTCATAACGATATGCCTTCGTTGTCAAAAGGATTGCAACGATGATAGCCCAGATAAATGTAAAACCGATGATTATATCTCCAGAAAAATACGCAATATTCACGGATAAGAAATCAGAGCTTGAGCCACCACCACTACTACTTCCTAATGAAAAGAAGATCCCTACAATTTGCGTAATAAACAAAGAAGTAAAAATTCCAAAAAAGGAATTCCATTTATATCGATACTGTTTGACAGTGATCTGAGATAAACTAGTTTCGGTTAAAGACATCATCGATCCCTCCTGTCATTTTATCTGTAAGAAATACACACAATTCCTCAGTCGACACCGATGATAGTTCAATTCCCTTTGATTTTACTTGATCCTTCTCGTCTTTATTAAACTGATCTTCTACCACAACATATACTTGATTGCTGCCTATGTTTTTTTTATGAAGGACCTTCAAGCCTTTAATCCATTCTTCTACTAACTCAGGTTGACCAGATAGTCCAATTGCAAATTCCTTCATATCCAATACAGGCATATGCAAGCATTTCTGCCCATCCTTAATTAACAAAATGTCCTCTAAAATATGTTCCATTTCTGCTAAAAGATGGCTTGATAAGATGATGGTTCGTGGGAATGCTAAATAGTCTTTTAGTAACGCTCGATAAAAGTCCTTTCTAACAGAAGCATCCATCCCGTTCGTTGGTTCATCAAAAATAGTAATGGGACACCTCGCTGATAAACCAACAATCATATTAAACGTACCTTTCTTTCCTTTTGATAAATGTTCGTATCGTTCATTTCCTTTAAATGAAAAATACGTTAACAGTCCATGTGCCAATTCCTTGTCCCAATTAGAATAGAAGGTACCTGCTGCCTTAATGATTTCTATTAAAGATAAGGAATTTGGGAAAATCATATTCTCATCAATAAAAATAA
This genomic interval carries:
- a CDS encoding B3/4 domain-containing protein, translated to MKLSIAPALLEKIPGFKVGIITYENIIVGASPQMIKGRLQLYQESVAIDLETSPLTEFRKGITEWRSIFKQLGVDPSKYRPSHEALLRRIGKRQFLTTIHSAADINNFFSIQYGIPIGIYDRDKLTGDLQLRLGEEHETYEGLNNRTIDASGKLVTVDQNGPFGSPYVDSKETAVTEETTSAIQVVYLLPSMETDEANQLLEAMSNMFTQVNGGVAKQSIIQ
- a CDS encoding ATP-binding cassette domain-containing protein, coding for MSVIKCKEVTKIYGRAKAIHNLSFTIEENKITGLIGRNGAGKSTLLKMIAGLIKKSDGEISVFSEQPFNSLKVSSNLIFIDENMIFPNSLSLIEIIKAAGTFYSNWDKELAHGLLTYFSFKGNERYEHLSKGKKGTFNMIVGLSARCPITIFDEPTNGMDASVRKDFYRALLKDYLAFPRTIILSSHLLAEMEHILEDILLIKDGQKCLHMPVLDMKEFAIGLSGQPELVEEWIKGLKVLHKKNIGSNQVYVVVEDQFNKDEKDQVKSKGIELSSVSTEELCVFLTDKMTGGIDDVFNRN